The genomic window CTCAAGGACTTCAAGCACTTCCGGTACCGGCCTATTGAGATCGAGGCCCGGGTCGTGGGCGAGCTCGCCTGGGTCACCTATCGCTACGCCCTTGCGGCGGACATTGGGGAACGCAAGATCGACGTGATTGGGCGAGGCACTGCGATCCTCGAAAAGCGCGGCGGGAAGTGGATCGTGCGGTTGACGCAAACCGGTAGCAGGGCTCGCCGGGCGAGTGATCCCCCGATGCCGATTCCGGGCCAATAATTTCCGCCGTTCCGCGTTGGGAGATGAACCGGCAGAAACATCCGATACAAAGAGATCGAGCAGATAGGTATCACTGACCACTGGGCATCACACGCCGAGGAAGTGCGTGATGCCATGGAGAGCCGAGGCCTATCTCACACCGTCGGCCCCTTCCTCGCGGGCGCCGAAGCAACACGACTCCAGGCAGCAAGGAGAGCCCCGCCAGAACCTTGCCACGCCTGTGACGAGTGGACTCCCGCGCGTTCAAGGTCGAGCGGTTCGGCTGAGGGCATCACCATCTCCGAGTGATCCATGGTCGCGCCGTCGGGCGCGGCACCTGCGAGGAGTTCCACGTTGACGCCGCTGATTTCGTCACCGTCCGCCGCGACCGCGACAATTCGGTAGAGTCCAGGCCGCACATCGCTCGGCAGAGCAACTCCAATCCCAAAGCGCCCGCCGGTGTCGGCTTTCACTTCGCCGAGTGGACGACGCCCGTCGACTCCCACGAGCACCAACTTCACCTGCGCACCGGCACGAAACTCTTCGCCGCGCACATCGACGCTATCACCAACGCCGAAGATCCGCGAGGCAATCTTCAACACCCCCTTGTCGTGCGCATGCACGTTCGGCGGGTTGCCCAGAAACGCCAGCATGACAACGGCAAGGGGAAAGATGGACTTGAATGAAACTCGCATAAGCACACTCCGCTACATGGCCATGTTTAGGTGGGGCTGCGCCGGCGCGAGCGCCGCATAGAGGATCCCGGTCACCATCAAGGCGAAGAGGACCACGCCGACCACCCGGACCACCTGTGCCCCGCGGCCGTCCCGGCGATC from Gemmatimonadota bacterium includes these protein-coding regions:
- a CDS encoding nuclear transport factor 2 family protein, with amino-acid sequence MNRGWRDYRDNHLGPELKDFKHFRYRPIEIEARVVGELAWVTYRYALAADIGERKIDVIGRGTAILEKRGGKWIVRLTQTGSRARRASDPPMPIPGQ